Proteins encoded together in one Pseudomonadota bacterium window:
- a CDS encoding 4Fe-4S dicluster domain-containing protein — protein MHKSLLIDPEKCTGCLQCEMACSLDNEGVFNPTKSRIKVFRFHAQGRAVPYTCTQCAEAWCAEACPVDALVRSKETGAVEVLDDVCVGCKVCTIACPFGTINYNQATGKVVKCDLCEGDPECAKACPTEAITYVDANWTGLDKMRQWADKTDNSAQASA, from the coding sequence AGTGTACCGGCTGTTTGCAGTGCGAAATGGCCTGTTCTCTGGACAACGAAGGGGTCTTCAACCCCACGAAATCGCGCATCAAGGTCTTCCGGTTCCACGCCCAGGGTCGCGCGGTTCCCTATACCTGCACCCAATGTGCCGAGGCTTGGTGCGCGGAAGCCTGCCCGGTCGATGCGCTGGTGCGCAGCAAGGAGACCGGCGCAGTCGAGGTGCTGGACGACGTCTGCGTTGGCTGCAAGGTCTGCACCATCGCGTGTCCGTTCGGCACCATCAACTACAACCAGGCCACCGGCAAGGTCGTGAAATGCGACCTGTGCGAGGGCGATCCCGAATGCGCCAAGGCCTGTCCGACCGAGGCGATCACCTATGTGGACGCCAACTGGACCGGTTTGGACAAGATGCGCCAGTGGGCCGACAAGACCGACAATTCGGCTCAGGCATCGGCGTAG